Proteins from a genomic interval of Vicinamibacteria bacterium:
- a CDS encoding protein kinase, whose protein sequence is MSLAAGARLGPYEIVSLIGKGGMGEVYRAHDTKLDRDVAVKVLPEELAADEERVARFEREAKLLASLNHPNIASIHGFEESDGVRALVLELVEGPTLAERIARGPIPVEEAIAIAKQIAEALEAGHEAGVVHRDLKPANVKLKEDGTVKVLDYGLAKALEDDSPSGADAELSQSPTRLRQPVRRSLDDGGGSGGQARQGTQIGVILGTAPYMSPEQAKGKRVDKRTDIFAFGALLYEMLSGKRAFPGEDISDVLAAVLKTEPDSDALPPGMDPRLLRLLERCSKKDPRYRLRDIGDARLELEEIAATPYTEPSVASASSSTAASGWLRVLPWAVAIAAAVGAIVSYVRTPPARPRPAQVQIELPPGVVLPVDTEHPVLALSPDGNRLIFVGEHEGVRRLYLRGLAAREARVIAGTEEAASPFFSPDGRWIGFLTNDSIKKVSLDGGVPIAVHPDSGPFVNQGSTWSGTDTLFTVWSPNDGLSRASIGGDSLRVGEYEYVTQSSTAWPSALPGGRYVLYTDTSEGSTDEASLAALDVETLESRTLVRGATSPRYATTGDLLFARDGAIYAASFDASRVEVTGAERKLLDGVMSSKNGAAQFTVGGSGTLAYVAGGTALGDDELVWVDRDGNVESIFESGQLYQPQLSPDGRRVMVTSRTGANVDLWVYDLERATFTRLTTDPGEDVSGVWSPDGTALALASEIQAPDFFLSLAWMHDLSATPEVLVPSTDDTNWSLPSSWSPDGRFLAFTMVRDAVKKDVWLYPIGDGGGGTDGPVPFLASPANERDAAFSPDGKWIAYASDVSGRNEVYIRSVLKEKPEATLVSSGGGAGPIWSRDGRELFYRLGYKVMAVSIGRGDRMEPTTPRALFEGRFRLSAGEGGGNYDVSSDGRFLMVRAKDLVTPDVIHVVFDWPEAFEGDSRSGS, encoded by the coding sequence ATGTCACTCGCCGCCGGAGCCCGCCTCGGCCCGTACGAGATTGTCTCTCTTATCGGTAAAGGGGGGATGGGCGAGGTCTACCGCGCTCATGACACCAAGCTCGACCGCGATGTCGCGGTCAAAGTCCTTCCCGAGGAGCTCGCCGCGGATGAAGAACGGGTCGCGCGGTTCGAGCGCGAGGCGAAGCTCCTGGCGTCGCTGAACCATCCGAACATCGCGAGCATCCACGGATTCGAAGAATCAGATGGCGTCCGAGCGCTCGTCCTGGAGCTCGTCGAAGGCCCCACGCTCGCCGAGAGGATTGCTCGAGGTCCTATCCCCGTCGAAGAAGCCATCGCCATCGCAAAGCAGATCGCCGAAGCGCTGGAAGCGGGTCACGAAGCCGGAGTCGTCCACCGCGACTTGAAGCCCGCGAACGTCAAGCTCAAGGAGGACGGCACGGTCAAGGTCCTCGACTACGGACTCGCGAAAGCGCTCGAGGACGACTCACCGAGCGGTGCGGACGCCGAGCTGTCGCAATCGCCGACCCGCCTTCGCCAACCTGTCCGCCGAAGTCTTGACGATGGTGGAGGCTCCGGCGGGCAGGCGCGGCAAGGCACGCAGATCGGCGTGATTCTCGGTACCGCACCCTACATGAGCCCGGAGCAAGCGAAGGGCAAACGCGTCGACAAGCGGACGGACATCTTCGCCTTTGGTGCGTTGCTCTACGAGATGCTCTCGGGCAAGAGGGCCTTCCCCGGAGAGGACATCTCCGACGTTCTCGCCGCCGTCCTCAAGACGGAACCGGATTCCGACGCACTCCCGCCCGGCATGGACCCGCGGCTTTTGCGTCTTCTCGAGCGTTGCTCCAAGAAAGATCCCCGATATCGGCTGCGTGATATCGGGGACGCGCGCCTAGAGCTCGAAGAGATCGCGGCAACCCCGTACACCGAGCCGTCCGTGGCTTCGGCGAGCTCATCCACGGCAGCGTCGGGATGGCTGCGAGTGCTTCCATGGGCCGTCGCCATCGCGGCCGCGGTGGGTGCAATCGTTTCGTACGTGCGAACGCCGCCGGCGAGGCCGCGGCCGGCTCAGGTGCAGATCGAGTTGCCGCCGGGCGTCGTCCTTCCGGTGGACACCGAGCACCCGGTGCTCGCCCTCTCCCCCGATGGGAACCGCCTGATCTTCGTGGGTGAGCACGAGGGGGTGCGCCGCCTCTACCTTCGGGGCCTGGCTGCACGGGAAGCGCGGGTCATCGCCGGGACCGAAGAAGCGGCGTCGCCTTTTTTCTCTCCCGATGGACGGTGGATCGGCTTCCTCACCAATGACTCCATAAAGAAGGTGTCCCTCGACGGCGGCGTGCCGATCGCTGTCCATCCCGATTCGGGGCCATTCGTGAACCAGGGCAGCACGTGGAGCGGCACGGACACCTTGTTCACGGTGTGGAGCCCCAACGACGGGCTCAGCCGTGCCTCTATCGGTGGCGACTCGCTCCGGGTCGGCGAATATGAGTACGTGACCCAGTCATCAACGGCCTGGCCGAGCGCGCTTCCGGGTGGCCGCTACGTCCTGTACACGGACACCAGCGAGGGCTCGACTGACGAAGCATCGCTCGCCGCGTTGGATGTCGAGACCCTCGAAAGCCGAACCCTCGTGAGAGGAGCCACGAGTCCTCGTTACGCGACGACGGGGGATCTCCTGTTCGCACGGGACGGCGCGATCTATGCCGCCTCTTTCGATGCCTCGCGGGTTGAGGTCACCGGGGCGGAGCGAAAGCTCCTCGATGGGGTCATGTCCTCGAAGAACGGAGCGGCCCAATTCACGGTGGGCGGCTCCGGGACCCTGGCCTACGTTGCCGGGGGAACGGCACTAGGGGACGACGAGCTCGTCTGGGTCGACCGGGACGGGAACGTGGAGAGCATCTTCGAGAGCGGTCAACTCTACCAGCCCCAGCTCTCTCCGGACGGACGACGCGTCATGGTGACGAGTCGAACCGGCGCCAACGTCGACCTTTGGGTCTACGACCTCGAACGTGCCACCTTTACTCGCCTCACGACCGATCCGGGTGAGGATGTAAGCGGGGTATGGAGCCCGGATGGCACGGCCCTCGCCCTGGCCTCCGAGATCCAAGCCCCCGATTTTTTTCTCTCGCTCGCGTGGATGCACGACCTGAGCGCGACCCCGGAGGTGCTCGTACCGAGCACGGACGACACGAACTGGTCCCTCCCTTCGTCGTGGTCCCCCGATGGCCGCTTCCTCGCCTTTACGATGGTCCGCGACGCCGTCAAGAAAGACGTATGGCTCTATCCCATCGGCGACGGGGGTGGGGGTACGGACGGTCCTGTTCCGTTCCTCGCGAGCCCCGCCAACGAGCGCGACGCCGCGTTCTCGCCCGACGGCAAGTGGATCGCTTACGCATCCGATGTCTCGGGTCGCAATGAGGTTTACATTCGGTCGGTTCTGAAGGAGAAGCCGGAGGCCACGCTGGTCTCGTCGGGCGGTGGGGCAGGGCCGATATGGTCCCGTGATGGCCGGGAACTGTTCTACCGGCTGGGCTACAAGGTGATGGCCGTTTCGATCGGAAGGGGAGACAGGATGGAGCCGACCACACCTCGGGCCCTGTTCGAGGGACGCTTTCGCCTATCCGCCGGGGAGGGGGGAGGGAATTATGACGTCTCCTCCGACGGTCGCTTCTTGATGGTGCGGGCGAAGGATCTCGTTACGCCCGACGTCATCCACGTCGTATTCGACTGGCCCGAGGCGTTCGAGGGAGACTCGCGGAGCGGGAGCTGA
- a CDS encoding retroviral-like aspartic protease family protein: protein MPAYRSRIGSVQFLPPAPVVELHVSDGSSVESVEALIDSGADATCLPVMVVERLELQPISVLLVGGAVARAENRLVYRARSLRLAHIVVDNFAVIEMPIDDAIVGRDLLNRFRVLLDGPKLAFTIE from the coding sequence ATGCCAGCTTACCGAAGCCGAATCGGCTCGGTGCAATTCCTTCCCCCTGCGCCGGTAGTCGAGCTACATGTTTCCGACGGCTCATCAGTGGAAAGCGTGGAAGCTTTGATTGACTCTGGCGCCGACGCAACATGCCTCCCGGTCATGGTGGTCGAACGGCTCGAGCTTCAGCCGATTTCGGTACTCCTCGTGGGCGGAGCTGTAGCTCGCGCCGAGAATCGGCTCGTTTATCGTGCACGCAGTCTTCGGCTCGCTCATATCGTCGTCGACAACTTCGCCGTCATCGAGATGCCCATCGACGACGCCATCGTAGGCCGTGACCTTCTGAACCGGTTCCGCGTGCTACTTGACGGGCCAAAGCTTGCCTTCACGATCGAGTGA
- a CDS encoding D-aminoacylase yields MHRIAWLLLIPITAACGSSTEPIQYDVVLRNGTIYDGSGNPGVVGDIAIRDDRIAAVGDVGDATAAVEVDVTGLAVAPGFINMLSWATESLIEDGRSLGDLRQGVTLEVFGEGWSEGPLNEAMKAEVVKQQGDIRFDVEWTTLGEYLDYLVARGISPNVASFVGATTVRIHEVGYENRAPTEEELERMRALVRQAMEEGALGVGSSLIYAPAFYAGTDELIELSKVAAEHGGMYISHMRSEGNRLLESVDELIRIAREADIAAEIYHLKAGGTSNWSKMEEVIAKVEAARAEGLKITADMYNYTAGSTGLDAAMPPAVQEGGYEAWVNRLKEPAIRERLKREMSTPTDEWENLFLAAGADKTLLVGFKNDDLKPLAGKTLAEVAEMRGTSPEETAMDLVVEDGSRVQVVYFLMSEDNIKKQIALPWVSFCSDAGSMAPEGVFLRSSTHPRAYGNFARLLGKYVRDEQVIPLEEAVRRLTSLPAENLKIRERGRLREDFYADVVVFDPATIQDHATYEGPHQLATGVVHVWVNGEHVLKDGEHTGATPGRVVRGPGWSGWSDRPE; encoded by the coding sequence CCAATACGACGTCGTTCTTCGAAACGGCACGATTTACGACGGAAGCGGCAACCCAGGCGTCGTTGGAGACATCGCGATCCGAGATGATCGCATCGCCGCGGTCGGCGACGTCGGTGACGCGACCGCGGCGGTCGAAGTCGACGTCACCGGCCTGGCGGTCGCTCCCGGCTTCATCAACATGTTGAGCTGGGCGACGGAGAGCCTGATCGAGGATGGCCGCTCCCTCGGCGATCTGCGGCAAGGCGTCACCCTCGAAGTGTTCGGCGAAGGCTGGTCGGAGGGGCCTCTCAACGAGGCCATGAAAGCCGAGGTCGTCAAGCAGCAAGGCGATATCCGCTTCGATGTCGAGTGGACGACTCTCGGCGAGTATCTCGACTATCTGGTCGCCCGAGGAATCTCACCGAACGTCGCGTCGTTCGTGGGAGCGACCACTGTTCGGATCCACGAGGTGGGCTACGAGAACCGCGCCCCCACCGAAGAAGAGCTCGAGCGCATGCGCGCGCTCGTGCGCCAGGCGATGGAAGAAGGTGCGTTGGGCGTCGGGAGCTCGCTGATTTACGCGCCCGCGTTCTACGCGGGCACCGACGAGCTCATCGAGCTATCCAAAGTCGCTGCCGAACATGGAGGGATGTATATCTCTCACATGCGGAGTGAAGGCAATCGTCTCCTCGAATCAGTCGATGAGCTGATTCGGATCGCGCGTGAAGCCGACATCGCGGCCGAGATCTACCATCTCAAGGCGGGCGGTACTTCGAACTGGTCCAAGATGGAAGAGGTGATCGCGAAAGTCGAGGCGGCGCGCGCCGAAGGTCTGAAGATTACCGCCGATATGTACAACTACACCGCCGGCTCCACCGGTCTCGACGCGGCGATGCCGCCGGCCGTTCAGGAGGGCGGCTACGAAGCGTGGGTGAATCGCCTGAAGGAACCCGCGATAAGAGAGCGGCTGAAACGGGAGATGTCGACGCCGACGGACGAGTGGGAGAACCTCTTTCTCGCCGCCGGAGCGGACAAGACGCTCCTCGTCGGGTTCAAAAACGATGACCTGAAACCGCTTGCCGGCAAGACTCTCGCCGAAGTGGCCGAGATGCGCGGAACGTCACCGGAAGAAACGGCCATGGATCTCGTGGTCGAGGACGGGAGCCGCGTCCAGGTCGTGTATTTCCTCATGTCCGAGGACAACATCAAGAAACAGATCGCGCTCCCGTGGGTCAGCTTCTGCTCGGACGCGGGCTCGATGGCGCCCGAAGGCGTCTTTCTGCGCTCGAGCACTCACCCGCGCGCCTACGGAAACTTCGCGCGGCTTCTCGGCAAATACGTTCGCGACGAGCAAGTCATTCCACTCGAGGAGGCAGTGCGGAGGCTGACGTCGCTACCGGCCGAGAATCTAAAGATTCGCGAACGCGGGCGTCTCAGGGAGGACTTTTACGCGGACGTCGTCGTTTTCGATCCGGCGACGATCCAGGACCACGCGACCTACGAGGGGCCTCACCAGCTCGCCACCGGGGTCGTTCACGTCTGGGTCAACGGAGAGCACGTGTTGAAAGACGGCGAGCACACCGGTGCGACGCCCGGCCGCGTCGTCCGGGGCCCCGGCTGGTCGGGTTGGTCCGATCGCCCGGAATAG